Proteins from a single region of Mustela erminea isolate mMusErm1 chromosome X, mMusErm1.Pri, whole genome shotgun sequence:
- the ZNF41 gene encoding zinc finger protein 41 isoform X2, with product MAACVRTVLLQVSVSFEDVTVDFSKEEWQHLDPAQRRLYRDVTLENYSHLRSVGCQVPKPEVIFKLEQGEGPWTLERETPHQSWSDEDIGGKQHQRIAGKVSLHCEKFGQPIGEDPLCSILEELWQNNSQLERYWESQNHPLSHVKVLIKERGYECKNIEKIIHVSTKLVPSIKSLRNYDPFGKSLKHTLNLHNHNKSNATKKLDKIFGNDNNFAPSSSSAETVSTGANSCDINQREKHLGNKQTLIHHQTIQTGEQLPVCTECVKSFPQKPHLSEHQRIHAEEKSHECHKSHKALRQKPPINVPQSAYTGDKPYICTQCEKAFTLKSNLITHQKIHTGQKPYKCSECGKAFFHRSYLFRHMRIHTGEKPYECRECGRGFSQNSDLTIHQKTHTGEKHYACSECGKAFTRKSALRMHQRIHTGEKPYVCPECGKAFIQKSHFNTHQRIHTGEKPYECSECGKSFTKKSQLHVHQRIHTGEKPYICTECGKVFTHRTNLTTHQKTHTGEKPYTCAECGKAFSDQSNLIKHQKTHTGEKPYKCNGCGKAFIWKSRLKIHQKSHIGERHYECSECGKAFIQKSTLSVHQRIHTGEKPYVCPECGKAFIQKSHFIAHHRIHTGEKPYECSDCGKCFTKKSQLRVHQKIHTGEKPNICAECGKAFTDRSNLITHQKIHTREKPYKCSDCGKTFTWKSRLTIHQKSHTGERLYECGKCGKAFIQKATLSMHQIIHTGKKPYACTECQKAFTDRSNLIKHQKTHSGGKV from the exons ATGGCAGCCTGTgtgag GACTGTGCTGTTACAGGTCTCCGTGTCATTTGAGGATGTGACTGTGGACTTCAGCAAGGAGGAGTGGCAGCACTTGGACCCTGCTCAGAGACGCTTGTACCGGGATGTGACGCTGGAGAATTACAGCCACCTGCGCTCAGTGG GGTGCCAGGTTCCCAAACCAGAGGTCATCTTCAAGTTGGAGCAAGGAGAGGGGccatggacattggagagggaaACCCCACATCAGAGCTGGTCAG acgAAGATATTGGGGGGAAGCAACACCAGAGAATTGCTGGGAAAGTTTCATTGCACTGTGAGAAATTTGGTCAACCCATAGGAGAAGATCCATTGTGTTCCATTTTAGAAGAATTGTGGCAAAACAACAGCCAGCTAGAGAGATATTGGGAGAGCCAGAATCACCCTTTAAGTCATGTGAAAGTGTTGATTAAGGAGAGGGGCTATGAATGtaagaatattgaaaaaataatccaTGTGAGTACCAAGCTTGTTCCTTCAATTAAAAGTCTCCGTAACTATGACCCATTTGGAAAGAGTCTGAAGCAtactttaaacttacacaatcATAATAAAAGCAATGCAACAAAGAAGCTTGATAAGATTTTTGGAAATGATAATAATTTTGCCCCTAGCTCTTCGTCTGCTGAGACTGTGAGTACAGGGGCAAATTCCTGTGACATTAATCAACGTGAAAAACATCTTGGCAACAAACAAACTCTCATCCACCATCAGACAATTCAGACTGGGGAGCAACTGCCTGTATGTACTGAGTGTGTAAAGAGCTTCCCCCAAAAGCCCCATCTCTCTGAGCATCAGAGAATTCATGCTGAGGAAAAATCCCATGAATGTCATAAAAGCCACAAAGCCCTCAGGCAGAAGCCACCAATTAATGTACCTCAAAGTGCTTATACAGGAGACAAACCCTATATATGTACTCAATGTGAGAAGGCCTTTACTCTCAAGTCGAACCTCATTACACATCAGAAAATTCATACTGGGCAGAAACCCTATAAATGCAGTGAATGCGGAAAAGCCTTTTTCCACAGATCCTATCTCTTTAGACACATGAGAATCCATACGGGAGAAAAACCATACGAATGCCGTGAGTGTGGAAGAGGCTTCTCCCAGAATTCAGACCTTACCATACATCAGAAAACTCATACGGGAGAGAAACACTACGCGTGCAgcgaatgtgggaaagccttcaccAGAAAGTCAGCACTCAGAATGCATCAGAGAatccacacaggagagaaaccctacgTATGCCCTGAATGCGGGAAGGCCTTcatccagaaatcccacttcaACACACATCAGAGAATCCATACCGGTGAGAAGCCTTACGAATGCAGCGAGTGCGGAAAGTCGTTCACTAAGAAGTCACAGCTCCACGTACATCAAAGAATTCACACAGGGGAAAAACCCTATATATGTACAGAATGTGGAAAGGTCTTCACACACAGGACAAACCTCACTACACATCAGAaaactcatactggagagaaaccctatacGTGTGCTGAATGTGGCAAGGCTTTCAGCGACCAGTCAAATCTCATTAAACACCAGAAAAcgcacactggagagaaaccctataaatgcAACGGCTGTGGAAAAGCCTTCATATGGAAGTCACGCCTCAAAATACATCAGAAATCTCATATCGGAGAGAGACACTATGAATGCAgcgaatgtgggaaagccttcatcCAGAAATCGACACTAAGCGTGCATCAGAGAatccacacaggagagaaaccctacgTTTGTCCTGAATGCGGGAAGGCCTTcatccagaaatcccacttcaTTGCACATCATAGAATCCACACCGGAGAGAAGCCTTACGAGTGCAGTGACTGTGGAAAGTGCTTTACTAAGAAGTCACAGCTTCGTGTGCATCAGAAGATTCACACAGGGGAGAAACCCAATATATGTGCCGAATGTGGAAAGGCCTTCACTGACAGGTCCAATCTGATAACACACCAGAAAATCCACACTagagagaaaccctataaatgtaGCGACTGCGGAAAAACCTTCACTTGGAAGTCCCGCCTCACTATCCATCAGAAATCTCATACTGGAGAGAGACTCTATGAATGCGGTAAGTGCGGGAAAGCCTTCATCCAGAAAGCAACGTTAAGCATGCATCAGATTATTCATACTGGAAAGAAACCCTATGCCTGTACAGAATGTCAGAAGGCCTTCACCGACAGATCGAATCTCATTAAGCACCAGAAAACTCACAGTGGAGGAAAAGTATAA
- the ZNF41 gene encoding zinc finger protein 41 isoform X1: MPANQSSPQWSSVLAAEGHGSLCEVSVSFEDVTVDFSKEEWQHLDPAQRRLYRDVTLENYSHLRSVGCQVPKPEVIFKLEQGEGPWTLERETPHQSWSDEDIGGKQHQRIAGKVSLHCEKFGQPIGEDPLCSILEELWQNNSQLERYWESQNHPLSHVKVLIKERGYECKNIEKIIHVSTKLVPSIKSLRNYDPFGKSLKHTLNLHNHNKSNATKKLDKIFGNDNNFAPSSSSAETVSTGANSCDINQREKHLGNKQTLIHHQTIQTGEQLPVCTECVKSFPQKPHLSEHQRIHAEEKSHECHKSHKALRQKPPINVPQSAYTGDKPYICTQCEKAFTLKSNLITHQKIHTGQKPYKCSECGKAFFHRSYLFRHMRIHTGEKPYECRECGRGFSQNSDLTIHQKTHTGEKHYACSECGKAFTRKSALRMHQRIHTGEKPYVCPECGKAFIQKSHFNTHQRIHTGEKPYECSECGKSFTKKSQLHVHQRIHTGEKPYICTECGKVFTHRTNLTTHQKTHTGEKPYTCAECGKAFSDQSNLIKHQKTHTGEKPYKCNGCGKAFIWKSRLKIHQKSHIGERHYECSECGKAFIQKSTLSVHQRIHTGEKPYVCPECGKAFIQKSHFIAHHRIHTGEKPYECSDCGKCFTKKSQLRVHQKIHTGEKPNICAECGKAFTDRSNLITHQKIHTREKPYKCSDCGKTFTWKSRLTIHQKSHTGERLYECGKCGKAFIQKATLSMHQIIHTGKKPYACTECQKAFTDRSNLIKHQKTHSGGKV; this comes from the exons ATGCCAGCCAACCAGAGTTCTCCCCAGTGGTCCTCGGTCCTGGCTGCAGAGGGACATGGCAGCCTGTgtgag GTCTCCGTGTCATTTGAGGATGTGACTGTGGACTTCAGCAAGGAGGAGTGGCAGCACTTGGACCCTGCTCAGAGACGCTTGTACCGGGATGTGACGCTGGAGAATTACAGCCACCTGCGCTCAGTGG GGTGCCAGGTTCCCAAACCAGAGGTCATCTTCAAGTTGGAGCAAGGAGAGGGGccatggacattggagagggaaACCCCACATCAGAGCTGGTCAG acgAAGATATTGGGGGGAAGCAACACCAGAGAATTGCTGGGAAAGTTTCATTGCACTGTGAGAAATTTGGTCAACCCATAGGAGAAGATCCATTGTGTTCCATTTTAGAAGAATTGTGGCAAAACAACAGCCAGCTAGAGAGATATTGGGAGAGCCAGAATCACCCTTTAAGTCATGTGAAAGTGTTGATTAAGGAGAGGGGCTATGAATGtaagaatattgaaaaaataatccaTGTGAGTACCAAGCTTGTTCCTTCAATTAAAAGTCTCCGTAACTATGACCCATTTGGAAAGAGTCTGAAGCAtactttaaacttacacaatcATAATAAAAGCAATGCAACAAAGAAGCTTGATAAGATTTTTGGAAATGATAATAATTTTGCCCCTAGCTCTTCGTCTGCTGAGACTGTGAGTACAGGGGCAAATTCCTGTGACATTAATCAACGTGAAAAACATCTTGGCAACAAACAAACTCTCATCCACCATCAGACAATTCAGACTGGGGAGCAACTGCCTGTATGTACTGAGTGTGTAAAGAGCTTCCCCCAAAAGCCCCATCTCTCTGAGCATCAGAGAATTCATGCTGAGGAAAAATCCCATGAATGTCATAAAAGCCACAAAGCCCTCAGGCAGAAGCCACCAATTAATGTACCTCAAAGTGCTTATACAGGAGACAAACCCTATATATGTACTCAATGTGAGAAGGCCTTTACTCTCAAGTCGAACCTCATTACACATCAGAAAATTCATACTGGGCAGAAACCCTATAAATGCAGTGAATGCGGAAAAGCCTTTTTCCACAGATCCTATCTCTTTAGACACATGAGAATCCATACGGGAGAAAAACCATACGAATGCCGTGAGTGTGGAAGAGGCTTCTCCCAGAATTCAGACCTTACCATACATCAGAAAACTCATACGGGAGAGAAACACTACGCGTGCAgcgaatgtgggaaagccttcaccAGAAAGTCAGCACTCAGAATGCATCAGAGAatccacacaggagagaaaccctacgTATGCCCTGAATGCGGGAAGGCCTTcatccagaaatcccacttcaACACACATCAGAGAATCCATACCGGTGAGAAGCCTTACGAATGCAGCGAGTGCGGAAAGTCGTTCACTAAGAAGTCACAGCTCCACGTACATCAAAGAATTCACACAGGGGAAAAACCCTATATATGTACAGAATGTGGAAAGGTCTTCACACACAGGACAAACCTCACTACACATCAGAaaactcatactggagagaaaccctatacGTGTGCTGAATGTGGCAAGGCTTTCAGCGACCAGTCAAATCTCATTAAACACCAGAAAAcgcacactggagagaaaccctataaatgcAACGGCTGTGGAAAAGCCTTCATATGGAAGTCACGCCTCAAAATACATCAGAAATCTCATATCGGAGAGAGACACTATGAATGCAgcgaatgtgggaaagccttcatcCAGAAATCGACACTAAGCGTGCATCAGAGAatccacacaggagagaaaccctacgTTTGTCCTGAATGCGGGAAGGCCTTcatccagaaatcccacttcaTTGCACATCATAGAATCCACACCGGAGAGAAGCCTTACGAGTGCAGTGACTGTGGAAAGTGCTTTACTAAGAAGTCACAGCTTCGTGTGCATCAGAAGATTCACACAGGGGAGAAACCCAATATATGTGCCGAATGTGGAAAGGCCTTCACTGACAGGTCCAATCTGATAACACACCAGAAAATCCACACTagagagaaaccctataaatgtaGCGACTGCGGAAAAACCTTCACTTGGAAGTCCCGCCTCACTATCCATCAGAAATCTCATACTGGAGAGAGACTCTATGAATGCGGTAAGTGCGGGAAAGCCTTCATCCAGAAAGCAACGTTAAGCATGCATCAGATTATTCATACTGGAAAGAAACCCTATGCCTGTACAGAATGTCAGAAGGCCTTCACCGACAGATCGAATCTCATTAAGCACCAGAAAACTCACAGTGGAGGAAAAGTATAA